A region from the Benincasa hispida cultivar B227 chromosome 8, ASM972705v1, whole genome shotgun sequence genome encodes:
- the LOC120084008 gene encoding uncharacterized mitochondrial protein AtMg00810-like, with protein sequence MSQEMDDLYVKQIQDKFEMCMVGELSYFLGFQTKKINEEIFTFQSKYAKNLMNKYGLESACAKRTPTPTHVKMSKDSRRTNVDKSLNRSIIEGLLNLTASRPDIASAIGVCVRYQSCPKNNHLLSAKRIIKYINSTSEYGLLYTLDTSSSLVAYYDVD encoded by the coding sequence ATGTCTCAAGAGATGGACGATCTCTATGTGAAACAGATACAGGATAAATTTGAGATGTGTATGGTAGGAGAACTATCTTATTTTCTGGGATTtcaaacaaagaaaataaatgaggaaattttTACCTTTCAAAGCAAATATGCCAAAAATTTAATGAATAAATATGGCCTTGAAAGTGCCTGTGCTAAAAGAACTCCTACTCCAACTCATGTAAAAATGTCAAAAGACTCCAGGAGAACTAATGTTGATAAGAGTCTCAATAGGAGTATCATTGAGGGTTTGCTTAATTTGACTGCCAGCAGACCTGACATTGCCTCTGCCATTGGTGTATGTGTTAGATATCAGTCTTGTCCTAAAAACAATCATTTACTCAGTGCAAAGagaatcatcaaatacataaatagCACTAGCGAATATGGCTTATTGTATACCCTTGATACCAGTAGCTCTCTAGTTGCCTACTATGATGTTGATTAG
- the LOC120083207 gene encoding BTB/POZ domain and ankyrin repeat-containing protein NPR1-like — protein sequence MADSHEPSSSLSFTSSSYTNGSPSCNMSTSSVSDPVPSLEVISLNKLSSNLAQLLIDDGCDYADADIVVEGVPVGIHRCILAARSRFFHDLFQKDAKPSMKDGKAQYDMNELLPYGKVGYDAFLILLSYLYTGKLKSSPADVSTCVDNSCAHDACGPAIDFAVQLTYASSIFQIPELVSLFQRHLLNYVVKALVENVIQILVVAFHCQLSPLVTQCIDRIARSDLDCAFLEKGLPYEVAESIKLVRLKSQGGDEQNLIADSPRDKRIKKICQALDSDDVALMKLLLSESDVTLDEANALHYAAAYCDPKSLSEVLNLNIADVNLRNSRGYTVLHVAAMRKDPSVIMSLLNKGARAFDLTLDGRTAANICQRLTRPKDYHAKTEKGQETNKDRLCIDILEREMWRNPTSDSSILSLTMADDVHMKLIYLENRVAFARLLFPSEAKLAMDIANADTTSEFVGLSTPKNSNKNLREVDLNETPSVQNKRFLSRMQALLKTVETGRRYFPNCSEAVDKFVADDLPDLLFLTKGTVEEQRIKRKRFKELKNDVQKAFDKDKAAKLNQSRLSPSSSSTSLKDGANPSKVRRPLCI from the exons ATGGCCGATTCACATGAACCATCATCATCTTTGAGCTTCACTTCTTCTTCATATACAAATGGGTCACCGAGTTGTAACATGTCCACCTCTTCTGTCTCTGATCCAGTGCCTAGTCTTGAAGTGATTAGTTTAAACAAGCTTAGCTCTAATTTGGCACAGCTTTTGATTGATGATGGTTGTGATTATGCTGATGCGGATATTGTAGTTGAGGGCGTTCCAGTTGGTATTCACCGATGTATTTTGGCTGCTAGGAGTAGGTTTTTCCATGATCTTTTTCAGAAAGATGCAAAGCCGTCAATGAAAGATGGTAAAGCACAATATGATATGAATGAGCTGTTGCCTTATGGCAAGGTTGGATATGATGCCTTCTTGATATTGTTGAGTTACTTGTATACTGGAAAGCTGAAGTCATCTCCTGCAGATGTGTCGACTTGTGTCGACAATTCATGTGCCCATGATGCTTGTGGACCTGCTATTGATTTTGCAGTGCAATTAACGTATGCATCTTCCATATTTCAAATTCCGGAGCTGGTTTCGTTGTTTCAG CGACATCTGCTTAACTATGTTGTGAAGGCTTTAGTGGAAAATGTTATCCAAATCCTAGTGGTAGCTTTCCACTGCCAATTGAGCCCTCTTGTCACTCAATGCATTGACAGAATAGCTCGATCTGATCTTGATTGTGCTTTCCTCGAGAAAGGACTTCCCTATGAGGTTGCTGAAAGCATTAAATTGGTTCGGCTCAAGTCTCAGGGCGGCGATGAGCAAAACCTTATTGCTGATAGTCCTCGTGATAAGAGAATCAAGAAAATATGCCAGGCATTAGATTCAGATGATGTTGCACTCATGAAACTTCTTTTATCTGAATCAGATGTAACACTAGATGAAGCCAATGCCCTGCATTATGCTGCAGCGTACTGCGATCCCAAATCTCTGTCTGAGGTTCTTAATCTGAATATAGCTGATGTAAACCTACGAAATTCACGTGGTTATACCGTCCTTCATGTTGCTGCAATGCGTAAGGACCCATCGGTGATAATGTCCCTTCTTAACAAGGGAGCTCGGGCATTTGATTTGACTCTGGATGGTCGGACTGCTGCAAATATCTGTCAGAGGTTAACAAGGCCAAAGGATTATCATGCTAAAACAGAGAAGGGGCAGGAAACAAACAAAGACCGTTTGTGCATTGAcattttagagagagaaatgtGGAGGAATCCAACTTCAGATTCATCCATTCTTTCCCTCACGATGGCTGATGATGTGCACATGAAGTTGATTTACCTGGAAAACAGAG TAGCATTTGCACGATTACTCTTCCCATCTGAGGCCAAGCTAGCTATGGACATTGCAAATGCTGACACAACTTCTGAGTTTGTTGGTCTTTCTACGCCCAAAAATTCAAATAAGAATCTGAGGGAAGTTGATTTAAATGAAACACCAAGTGTACAGAATAAAAGATTTCTTTCCAGAATGCAGGCCCTTTTGAAAACAG TGGAAACGGGTAGACGCTACTTTCCTAACTGCTCAGAAGCAGTGGATAAGTTCGTGGCAGATGACCTTCCTGATCTATTGTTCCTTACGAAGGGCACAGTCGAAGAGCAACGGATTAAGCGGAAGCGTTTCAAGGAGCTTAAAAACGATGTTCAGAAGGCATTTGATAAAGACAAGGCTGCCAAGCTCAACCAATCTAGGTTGTCGCCATCTTCATCCTCGACATCGTTGAAGGATGGTGCCAATCCCAGCAAGGTTAGGAGACCATTATGTATTTAA